The DNA segment TCCTGTCTGTGTATTTGGGATGTTTAAAGGGTCAAATCAGATGTTCTTGTAATCACAGTTAATAGTAATTTGTTCAGATTTGCATTTAGGGTCCATGTTGTGATTATATATTTTCTGTTGGAGTTGTAcattcttgtttttttttttttttaattttccgtGAGACttatattttatttgatttcaaTTTTATCTAGCAATTGAAAGGTTCCAGCTAACTAGATTTAAAGTCATAGTGTCCGGTGTTTTTCAGATTGGTACTATAATATTGCTTTGTTtcagatgggttttttttccattttgtgaTATATAATAAATTCTTATTTACTCTCTACTGATTATACAAGGTATGAGTAAAACCTATAAGTCAGATAGGGCTCAGAAACAGTTGTTTTCACACGACATTGTGTCATGCTGATTTGCTGGTTTAAATCAGCAGTGGTTTGGAAAATTGTATTCCCTACTAtaacctttatttttcttccagaatATATTCACTGGACAGTTGGTGCATAATCATATTGTTCATactttttcttaaattattaCATTTTGGTTCTATTtgttatatttaaaattttaatgtaaataaaaatctAATAATTTGAAATGAGTAATTGTTGACAAGTTTTACTCCACCGTAAGTGGAGTTAGTAATTTAACATACACATATCCAAGTAGTCGCAGTGCAGAACTTCACATTGGTACATCTAAGGTGTCATTGTGCCATTACAATATTAACCATAATCAAATCTCTATTCTACATATTGCTAacgtaaaataaataaacctggTTGTGCTTTTGAAAGAAGATCTCAATGCTAGAAAGTGACAAAGCATGAAAGAGTTCAGTTTGAATTGTTTGTATCTCCTTTTGAGGATGTCCTAAAAGTTTTAGACGAAGATAATCTACAGTGTAGAGATTAACTActaaagtggaaaaaaattttaataaacatCACCAAATTGTATTCAGagttaattaaataaaatcttttataaatcctcttttttctgttaagaaataaatttttaaaatttttgcttCTCTTTGATTGTTactgtgtctttttttccctccccagaTTCTTATTTTATATGATAGTCTCCATGTAGTTGATGTAAATAAAATTGTTGAATATATACAGAGCTTGCAGAAAGAAGATGGATCGTTTGCTGGAGATGAATGGGGTAATTTTTAGATCTTTTAAATGTAGTGTCTAGGTTGACTTGTGTAAGTCTGTAAACTTAAATTTCCTTGGATGGTCTTTTTGAATATGTATTAAATGTGAACACTTTTACTTTCTAAGTCATGAAAAAGAAGAGTTTGTGAAGGACAGAATTATGTTTCATTCCTTTCATAAATATTCTCAAGTTCAGTTCCATTCTTGTATTAAGAGTAAAGTGTCTTGAGGAAGAAGACTTTCAGGCATTTTTAACTTAACAGTACTTTGAAATACTAGATACACTGTTTCATAAGGAACATTTTATACTTGCTATTTGATGGTAGTTAGTAATGACCTATATCCATGTCAAATGTGAAAGGATTTTTCACTATGTGGGAGTGAGAAAAACTGGGTTTGTACTCATGAACTGCTCTTAATAATGGTTTTGTTTCTGCATATAAATTCTTATGAACAAACACAGCATTTTTAAGCTGTGACATAAATATTTAGTCACTCTAAAAGTATCACCAGTGAAGACCTAAACTTTAAGCAAATCTATTGCATATCACTCTTATTCAGGTAAAATTCAGCAACTGAAATCTTAGTATATGTATGCTACTGTAAAGGTAGATTATATGCTGTGTGCTAAATTGGTTCATAGGTTGCTGTGCCCTTTTGGTTGAAGTATTCCAAGAGGCACGGCTGAGGGAGTGTGATCCCTGATGTAGGACAGAGCAGCAGATGTTTGGTTTATGTGTTTCAGCTTGTGAATTTCTTAAGAACAGAAGTCTTGCAAAAGTTCAACCAAGAAACAGAATGTTTGCAGCTcagttaaattttaaattgtgacTTCAAGTATTAATTGCCTGGAGTTTGTGCTACAAGAGTTATATTGGACTTGACAAGCAATCATTCTGTTATAGGTGTAGGGGATTTGGTTTTTCTTCCAGGTACAAATATGCAAAAGAAGGCTTGTAACTTTAATTAGATTTCCCCTAAAACAAGAAATGGCTTCTACTTCCAGCTGGATTTAAGACAGAGAAAGAGATGTCtgattatttattatttccatTGCTCTGCCACTCTCTGTAGAGGACTACAGATAAACTCTAAAATCAAACAGTCCTTTGTAAATTACCACTAGCTGAATTGATTTGGATATGTAGCTGTCCAGCTCTAAATGATTTGTTGACTTTTATGGACAGTAAAACATACATATCGCTTAAATGGTAAcatattttctaaattattGGGAAAATAGTTGGTAAGCTGGAAAATTAAATTGTATGGGGGATTTTTTTagctgatttgttttttgatgTAGAACTAGGATTTTAACATTTTGTTCTGTATTTTCAGTAGTGATTTAAATGTATATTTGTTGAAAAAATAATCTGATTTCATTCCTTATCCCCCATATTATAGGAGAAATAGATACAAGGTTCtctttctgtgctgcagcaacTCTTGCACTTCTGGTAAGTCCTAAACCATCACTTGCACAAGTAGAGAATTGCTTGGTACAGCTCTTTGGTACTGCTGAAGTTTCTGCAGAAGATCAGCTTGGTAGAATATCAAGTGCATTAGTTATTTTCTTACTTGCAGGGAAAGCTGGATGCTATTGATGTGGGAAAAGCAGTAGAATTCGTTTTGTCGTGTATGAACTTTGATGGAGGATTTGGTTGTAGACCAGGTTCCGAATCACATGCAGGACAGGTGAGTTTCTCTTTATATGGAAATACTTTAAATTAGCAAGCATCACATACTGCCTAtacatggttttttttttacagcatgTATCAGTGATGAAAATGGATGTACCTCTTGTTTCCCAAATGTCTGATTCTAGTGTCTTAGTTAAAATAAATGAATGGGTATGTAACCTAATCTGGGAAGGCGAGTTGAGACTTGAGAGTTTAGGTAGGAAAAAAGACAATAACGGAACAGCTTTTAAGACTGAATTTGAGCCTTCACATAGTGATTTTGAAATCGCTAGCATGAGGATTTTTAGAGAATTTGAAATGGGTGTCAGTGGAGACGGTGAACAAGATTTATCACTGTGTTTCTGACGCAGGTCATAATGAGACATAAACGTCAATTGTATAGTCTGTTTGAGATTTATCAGCCAATTAACCCAAATAAAAACAAGACATGAAGCCTGTCAAgaattacttaatttttttaggAAAGTCAGTTTTTAGAGGACATACCTAACTTAGTAATGGGCGTATTTATCAGCTAGAATCAGTAGTTGTTATACACTGTTATTGGTGACAGTGAATTCTGAAAAAAGCTCAGTAAAATGTACTTGAGAAGAAAATGCAGTATAATTAGAAAAAATTAAGGGATCTCCCGAGAAAGGCAATCTAAATAACTTCTTTCAACAGGAGATTTACTtaagggaaataattttaaatttaaatttacctttcatattttttttcttttcatggaaaAGTTTAGTGCACTTAACCTGAatgtgtgaaaaaaataaactttttatgCTGTTGCAGTTACCTGTTTATTTTGCATAATTATGGTAAGTAATGCCATAGCTAGGATTCACCTCATCACATGAAAATACTAAAGGCATTTTGTTGACGAGTGTTGGCTTTCCTGCCCCTTCTGTGtttaaaatcaggaaaaaaagttaaatctGTTACATGTACTTACCTTATAGTTTTAATGTACAATAGCATTGCCCATATAGTCTAAATGGCTGGACCATGTTCTAGTGTTCCAGGAAGTCAGTTCAATAGCTGAACCCACTCAGTTTGCAGCTGGCATTTTCTGTGAGGATAAGATCTGTTGTGCTTATTCACATACCCCTTAAAAAGCTCTCTCTTTCATCTCTGTGGAAGTTCAGTATTTTTCTGGGAATGTTGCCAAACCTGATGTCCTTTTATGAGCAGGTGACTTGCCTAGTAGATGAGAGAAAGGCAGTGGATATGTCTACCCAGACTTGAGTAAAAGTTTTTGACATGCTTTCCCACAGAATTCTCCTGCACCTGAGGCTGCAGCTCATGGCTTGGACAAGTGCAGTTTTGGCTGCATGGCTGGACCCAGCGAGTAGTGGGGAATGGTGTTAAATCCAAAGGGTCACAAATGGGATTCTCCAGGGCTCAGTTTTGTGACCAGTCCTACTTGATATCCTCATCAGTAGTCTGGACAAAGTAATCAAGTGCATTTTCAGTAAGGTCACAGGAAGGACCAGTTTGTATGAGAGTTTTGATTAATGGGCAGAAGGCTCTGCAAAGCCTGGATCCAGGGGCCAAGgccaacaaggccaagtgctgggtcctgcactaGTGTCACAACAACCTCGTGGAATGTTCCAGGTTTGGGgaggagtggctggaaagctgcccagcaCAAAAGGACCTAGGGGTGCTGGTCAGCAGGAGCTGACTATCAGCCCAGGCGTGCacaggtgggcaagaaggccatTGGCACCTGTACCAGCCACAGTGTGGCCACTGGACCAGGGCAGTTGGTGTCCcttgtgctggcactgctgggtcaCCTCCAATCCTGAGGGCAGTTCTGGGCCCATCACTTCCAAAAGAACATTATGGTGCTGGAGCATGTTTAGAGAAGGGTAATAGAGCTGAGGAAGGGTCTGGAACATAAggcctgtgaggagcagctgagggtaCTGGGGTGTTTAGTCCTGAGAAAAGAAGTTTCAGGAGAGACTACTTGGAAAGAGGTTGTGGCAAGGTGGgagtcagcctcttctcccagtcAGTTAGttacaggacaaggggaaatgaccTCACGTTGTACTGCAGGAGATTCAAGTTGCAtgttaggaagaatttcttcactgaaggaGTGGTTAAGCATTGGAGCAGACTCCCTAGGAAAGTAGTGGAGCTTCCATCTCTGAAAGTGTGCAAAAAATGAGTAGATGTGGCACTTCCTGATATAGTGTAGTGTTATTTGGTGGTATTAAGttaaaggttggacttgatgattttaGAGGCCTTTTTCAGCCTTAATAGTTCTATGATTCTTGGCTTTTTGCGCTTTGCTGCTTTCTTAGTGACCACATGAAATGTGACCAAAGTATGCTGTTCCACCATAAATGCTAtcttccagggaaaaaaatattaatttaaaaattaatattaaaggGGGAttgaattaaaattaataaaaataattgtattaattaattttattaacttATTATTTTAGGggattaataaaattaaaaggggATTCATTAATGCAGATATATTACATGGCACTTTGAAAGTAAGCGTGACATGACCAAACACAGAGGGAATTGCCAAGATAGTTAATGATCTGAGTGAGCCTGTTTCTGTTAGGGAATTCATTTGGTCTTTTGTTTGCTGTTTGCAAACGTTAGGGTAAAAGGCAGGTACAGGAGCAAACCATAGACTGGATGCAAAATTTTTATAAAGGCCATATCCAGCCTGCAGAAGTCAGTTTGACTACTCTGGCTTGAGactctgtttttaaaatatgtctcTCTCAGATCTCCTGCAATTACTTTCCAAACCTTGCATTAGTGTCTTATATTAGTGTAATATTACAGATTCTGCTACTGGTACTTTTTTACAAAAGGAACTATAACAATAATATGGTTTTCTGAAGTAAAAGTCTTTGAGACTAAAAGTTGAAATGTGTGTGAGCTTATTTTGCATTGTTTATATGACTGTATTGCTGCTTTGAGGTCTTCCTGCATTTAGTCTGCTAAACTATATTTAGTTattaaatacacaaaaaatTTATGTCTGTAATTTTAGATCTATTGTTGCACAGGATTTCTGGCTATAACAGACCAATTGCATCAAGTAAATGTGGACTTGCTGGGTTGGTGGCTTTGTGAACGTCAGTTACCTTCTGGAGGTCTCAACGGGCGACCAGAGAAGGTATTGTGTGTCTCCTTTTCTTTGTTCAAATCTCAATAGAGATTGCTTTTTCTGAAGCTGAACTACTGGAAAATGTCATGACTTCTATAAAACATTTAGTGAACTTTTCAAAGTCAGGCCTTCATCCTGATTCTTTCTTTTGTTACTAACACCTGTCATGCAGTCCTTAGCTATGCTTTGTTTGAGTCCTCAATACTGCAAAGTACACATATGGAAGGATGTCTTGCTGACACCATTATCCTGTTAAACTGAGTCTTTAATATTTTCTGACTTGGGGAATGATCTTTTCTATATGATTTGTATAGAAATTACTGCTCTACTGGATGTAAATCCTGAGTGTCATAGTGTTCCACATCACACTAGAGATTTGTGTAACCTAGAATAATCTCTGGCAAATAGATAATCAACCAACAGATTTCCCTGCTTCCTCCCTTGCCCCCAAAATACAAATAGTTGATGCGAACTTCTTTGTATTTCCTCTTGAATGAAGAGCTGTGGTTTTTCAGCATCTCTCACAGAAGGTGAAGTCTTTAAAATCACATTCTTGTGGTCTTGTTTCTTGAAGAAGTTTGAAAAAGATAGTTTCCTTCCCTGAAAACAGAAGTCCGCTGAAAAGAGACTGTCAAGAAATTCTTTTACTCCAACGACACTCTTAAGTGTTGTGTCTCCGCAAGAGTATTAGGATAGCACACCTGTTAATGTGCAGACTTACCAGTAAAATTTGCAGCATTATGTTTAAAACCCAAGCAAATATTTAATCTGCCTCTCTGCTTGCCAGTTACCTGATGTATGTTATTCGTGGTGGGTGCTAGCTTCTTTGAAGATGATTGGTAGAATACAGTGGATTGACAGAGAGAAACTGCGCTGCTTTATTTTGGCGTGCCAGGATGAGGAGACTGGAGGATTTGCTGACAGACCGGGAGATATGG comes from the Passer domesticus isolate bPasDom1 chromosome 7, bPasDom1.hap1, whole genome shotgun sequence genome and includes:
- the RABGGTB gene encoding geranylgeranyl transferase type-2 subunit beta — protein: MGTPQKDVIIKPDAPSTLLSEKHADYIASYGTKKDDYEYCMSEYLRMSGVYWGLTAMDLMGQLHRMNKEEILSFIKSCQHECGGISASIGHDPHLLYTLSAVQILILYDSLHVVDVNKIVEYIQSLQKEDGSFAGDEWGEIDTRFSFCAAATLALLGKLDAIDVGKAVEFVLSCMNFDGGFGCRPGSESHAGQIYCCTGFLAITDQLHQVNVDLLGWWLCERQLPSGGLNGRPEKLPDVCYSWWVLASLKMIGRIQWIDREKLRCFILACQDEETGGFADRPGDMVDPFHTLFGIAGLSLLGEEQIKAVNPVFCMPEDVLQRINVQPELVS